Proteins from a single region of Saccharospirillaceae bacterium:
- a CDS encoding exodeoxyribonuclease III, whose translation MRIISLHLDGIEQAVEKGLYDWLQTADADVVALQNLKAKEYQLPDSVIYPDGYNAYFFDAEADGYSGVAILTKDMPKAIMTGLAFHQCDIQGRFIQADFDHVSVGSILFPAIDEHNTLEDKLAFQQSFLDHLNKTRRKRRDFIFCGNFEAAHKTFDLSDWQAHQETPGFLPQERAWFDQMFGPAGYVDAFREANFGENQFSWWPDEESARRNQNGWRKDYQICTPNVRQFVVEAKLDTNLRFGDHAAVMVEYEFDED comes from the coding sequence ATGAGGATTATCAGTTTACACCTTGATGGCATTGAGCAGGCCGTAGAAAAAGGTCTGTACGACTGGCTGCAAACCGCCGATGCCGACGTTGTCGCGCTTCAGAACCTGAAGGCCAAAGAATACCAGTTGCCGGATAGCGTGATTTATCCAGACGGTTACAACGCGTATTTCTTTGATGCAGAAGCCGACGGTTACTCGGGTGTCGCCATCCTGACCAAAGACATGCCGAAGGCCATCATGACAGGGCTGGCGTTTCATCAGTGTGACATTCAGGGGCGCTTTATTCAGGCCGACTTCGACCACGTGAGCGTTGGTTCTATCCTGTTCCCGGCGATCGACGAACACAACACACTGGAAGACAAACTGGCATTTCAGCAATCTTTCTTAGACCATCTGAACAAGACCCGACGCAAACGTCGCGACTTTATCTTTTGCGGTAACTTTGAAGCAGCACACAAAACCTTCGACCTGTCCGACTGGCAAGCGCATCAGGAAACACCCGGGTTTTTACCGCAGGAACGCGCCTGGTTTGATCAGATGTTTGGTCCCGCAGGCTATGTGGATGCTTTTCGCGAAGCCAATTTTGGTGAAAACCAATTCAGCTGGTGGCCGGATGAAGAAAGCGCTCGCCGCAACCAGAATGGCTGGCGCAAGGATTACCAGATCTGTACGCCCAACGTGCGCCAGTTCGTTGTCGAAGCCAAGCTGGATACCAACCTGAGGTTTGGTGACCACGCCGCTGTGATGGTCGAATACGAATTCGACGAAGACTAA
- the pyrE gene encoding orotate phosphoribosyltransferase gives MQAYQKEFIEFAIEQGVLKFGEFTLKSGRVSPYFFNAGLFNTGSALAKLGRFYAAALEASGVEYDVVFGPAYKGIPLATTITVALADQYNKDMPYVFNRKEAKTHGEGGNLVGSPLTGRVLIVDDVITAGTAIREVMAMIQAAEGATPAAALIALNRQEKGNGELSAIQEVERDFGMPVISIVGLNQVLDYVSEKPELQQYADAVSAYRDQYGV, from the coding sequence ATGCAAGCGTATCAGAAAGAGTTTATTGAATTTGCCATCGAGCAAGGCGTACTGAAGTTTGGCGAATTCACCCTCAAATCTGGTCGAGTCAGCCCCTACTTTTTTAATGCGGGTTTATTTAATACCGGCTCTGCGCTGGCGAAGTTAGGTCGCTTTTATGCGGCGGCGCTGGAAGCTTCCGGCGTGGAATACGACGTGGTATTCGGTCCGGCCTATAAAGGCATTCCGTTGGCGACTACTATTACTGTAGCTCTTGCGGATCAATACAATAAAGATATGCCTTACGTGTTTAACCGTAAGGAAGCCAAAACCCACGGTGAAGGTGGCAACCTGGTTGGTTCGCCATTAACCGGCCGGGTACTGATTGTTGACGACGTGATCACGGCGGGTACTGCTATCCGTGAAGTGATGGCGATGATTCAAGCCGCAGAGGGGGCAACGCCTGCGGCGGCATTGATTGCGCTGAACCGTCAGGAAAAAGGCAATGGTGAATTATCCGCCATTCAGGAAGTTGAGCGCGATTTCGGTATGCCGGTGATCAGCATTGTTGGCCTGAACCAGGTGCTGGATTATGTGTCTGAAAAACCAGAGTTGCAGCAATACGCGGATGCCGTCAGTGCATATCGCGATCAATACGGGGTTTAA
- the argS gene encoding arginine--tRNA ligase, translating into MKPQIAELLSTVVATLKSQDVIPAELEPRINVENTRDKAHGDLATNLAMMLAKPAKKNPRELAQLIVDALPESELVEKVEIAGPGFINFYLSDASTNSLIKAVLEQKEQYGRSDEGAGRKVQVEFVSANPTGPLHIGHGRGAAVGDCLCRLLDANGWDVTREFYYNDAGAQINNLALSVQARCKGLTPDDASWPEDGYRGDYIKDLADSFMAGDTVISEDQSFTGTKDADDLEAIRHFAVAYLRREQDLDLKAFAVDFDVYFLESSLYSEGKVEEAVQALIANGHTYEDGGALWLRTTDFGDDKDRVMRKKDGGYTYFVPDVAYHLDKWQRGFEMVINEQGADHHSTITRVRAGLQGLDAGIPKGWPDYVLHQMVTVMRGGEEVKISKRAGSYVTLRDLIDEVGRDATRYFLAARKADSQLTFDIDLARSQSSDNPVYYIQYAHARVCSIFRKLAEAGQSWTMEQGVESLSALTLDNEKDLIVKLGRYPEVVKNAANNREPHQIANYLKELAAEFHTYYNSEKTLVEDDDIRNARLTLAEAVRQVIANGLDLLGVSAPTEM; encoded by the coding sequence ATGAAACCGCAAATTGCCGAGTTGTTATCCACCGTTGTTGCCACCCTGAAGTCTCAGGATGTGATTCCTGCTGAGCTGGAGCCACGCATCAATGTGGAGAATACCCGCGATAAAGCACACGGCGATCTGGCCACCAACCTGGCAATGATGCTGGCCAAACCCGCAAAGAAAAATCCTCGCGAACTGGCACAACTGATTGTTGATGCGCTGCCGGAAAGTGAGCTGGTGGAAAAAGTCGAAATCGCGGGTCCGGGTTTTATCAACTTTTATCTGTCTGATGCTTCGACCAACAGTCTGATTAAGGCGGTGCTGGAGCAGAAAGAGCAATACGGTCGTTCCGATGAGGGTGCCGGTCGTAAGGTTCAGGTGGAGTTTGTTTCTGCCAACCCAACTGGCCCTCTGCATATTGGTCACGGTCGTGGTGCGGCTGTGGGTGACTGTTTATGTCGCCTGTTGGATGCCAATGGCTGGGATGTAACGCGTGAGTTTTATTACAACGATGCCGGTGCGCAGATTAACAACCTGGCACTGTCTGTTCAGGCTCGTTGTAAAGGCTTAACACCAGACGACGCCAGCTGGCCAGAAGATGGTTACCGTGGTGACTACATTAAAGATCTGGCAGACAGTTTTATGGCGGGTGACACCGTGATATCCGAAGACCAGAGCTTCACCGGCACCAAAGATGCTGATGACCTGGAAGCCATTCGCCACTTTGCCGTGGCCTATCTGCGTCGAGAGCAAGATCTGGATTTAAAAGCCTTTGCGGTGGATTTTGATGTCTACTTCCTGGAGTCATCTTTGTATTCTGAAGGCAAAGTTGAAGAAGCGGTTCAGGCGCTGATCGCTAATGGTCACACCTACGAAGATGGCGGCGCGTTGTGGTTACGTACCACCGACTTTGGTGACGACAAAGACCGTGTGATGCGTAAAAAAGACGGGGGTTATACCTACTTCGTTCCAGACGTGGCGTACCACCTGGACAAGTGGCAGCGCGGTTTTGAAATGGTTATTAACGAACAGGGCGCTGACCACCACAGCACGATCACCCGTGTTCGCGCGGGTCTGCAGGGTTTGGATGCTGGCATTCCAAAAGGCTGGCCAGACTACGTACTGCACCAGATGGTAACTGTCATGCGTGGCGGCGAGGAGGTGAAAATCTCCAAGCGTGCTGGTAGTTACGTGACACTGCGTGATCTGATTGATGAAGTAGGCCGTGACGCCACCCGTTACTTCCTGGCGGCGCGTAAAGCCGACAGCCAGCTGACCTTCGATATTGACCTGGCACGTTCGCAGTCGTCTGATAATCCGGTTTATTACATCCAATACGCCCATGCACGGGTATGTTCGATTTTCCGTAAGTTGGCAGAAGCGGGTCAGAGCTGGACGATGGAGCAGGGTGTCGAGTCACTGAGTGCGCTTACACTGGATAACGAAAAAGATTTGATTGTAAAACTGGGCCGTTACCCGGAAGTGGTTAAAAACGCGGCGAATAACCGCGAGCCACATCAGATTGCTAACTACCTGAAAGAACTGGCGGCTGAGTTCCACACCTATTACAACTCAGAAAAAACACTGGTAGAAGACGATGATATTCGTAACGCCCGTTTGACACTGGCGGAAGCAGTACGTCAGGTGATCGCAAACGGTCTGGATTTGCTGGGTGTTTCTGCGCCTACAGAAATGTAA
- a CDS encoding SPOR domain-containing protein yields the protein MSEGASKIPKWVWITTPTLAVAFVAFILFLSTLPTGDELNAVKGDAKKALQLGIEQAKKKAAEELPKPSYEFYKLLENQTVEVPEVEEYKSTPKDAATQYEYRLQAGSFRSEDDAERLRGDLILQGLVAYREEKEVDGTVWHRILVGPFTNRSKLNKAQDILVSNNISPLVHKTKLAQ from the coding sequence ATGTCTGAAGGCGCGAGTAAAATCCCAAAGTGGGTGTGGATTACCACGCCGACCCTAGCGGTCGCTTTTGTGGCATTTATCCTGTTCTTATCCACGCTTCCCACGGGTGATGAACTCAATGCTGTAAAAGGTGATGCTAAAAAAGCACTGCAGTTAGGCATTGAGCAGGCAAAGAAAAAAGCCGCTGAAGAGTTACCGAAACCGAGTTATGAATTCTACAAGCTGCTGGAAAATCAAACGGTAGAAGTACCGGAGGTGGAAGAATACAAATCGACCCCGAAAGATGCGGCGACGCAATATGAGTACCGCCTGCAAGCTGGCTCTTTCCGCTCAGAAGACGATGCTGAGCGCTTACGCGGTGACTTGATTTTGCAGGGGTTGGTGGCTTATCGGGAAGAAAAGGAAGTCGATGGCACTGTTTGGCACCGTATTCTGGTTGGGCCGTTTACCAATCGTTCCAAGCTGAATAAAGCGCAGGACATTCTGGTTTCTAATAATATCAGCCCACTGGTCCACAAGACTAAACTGGCTCAGTAA